In a single window of the Pseudodesulfovibrio profundus genome:
- a CDS encoding ABC transporter ATP-binding protein — MANLVLEDICVRFGGLQALTDVSFSLSEGEVVGLIGPNGAGKTTIFNVITGVYTASSGTATYDGKRITGLRPYQVLSMGIARTFQNIRLFQNMTALENCMVAQHSRSKTGVIGAILRSPSQKREEERIREKSRNALEFMGLGDYRNEVAANLPYGHQRRLEIARALASEPKTILLDEPAAGLNPSESMQLMESIGHITDLGINVLMVEHDMKVVMGICNRIVVLDHGVMIAKGLPEEIQNNPDVIEAYLGQ, encoded by the coding sequence CTTCGGCGGACTGCAGGCGTTAACCGATGTATCGTTCTCCCTGTCCGAGGGGGAGGTTGTCGGTCTGATCGGCCCCAACGGAGCAGGCAAAACTACAATTTTCAACGTTATCACCGGTGTCTATACCGCATCGTCCGGCACTGCCACCTATGACGGAAAACGCATAACCGGCCTGCGCCCTTATCAAGTACTGTCCATGGGTATCGCCCGGACATTCCAGAACATTCGCCTGTTCCAGAACATGACCGCGCTGGAGAACTGCATGGTGGCCCAGCACAGCCGATCCAAGACAGGCGTTATTGGCGCCATCCTTCGCAGCCCGTCCCAAAAACGTGAAGAGGAACGTATCCGCGAGAAATCACGAAACGCCCTCGAATTCATGGGCCTTGGCGACTATCGCAATGAAGTGGCGGCCAATCTGCCCTACGGCCATCAGCGCCGACTGGAAATCGCCCGCGCACTTGCCAGCGAGCCCAAGACCATCCTTCTCGACGAACCGGCCGCGGGGCTGAACCCCTCCGAATCCATGCAGCTCATGGAATCCATCGGCCATATCACCGACCTGGGAATCAATGTTCTCATGGTCGAACACGACATGAAAGTCGTCATGGGTATCTGCAACCGCATCGTCGTTCTTGACCACGGTGTAATGATCGCCAAGGGATTGCCTGAAGAAATTCAGAACAACCCCGACGTGATTGAGGCATATTTGGGCCAGTAG
- a CDS encoding IS5 family transposase: protein MLLFLHPKEEGMAIRQKGPRLGDYFLGHRRTKTTFLDEINELIDWQPINAFLCKKIRRKANAVGNPAYPPLAMFKILLLQRWYNLSDPGVEQALLDRLSFVRFTGFSIEDDVPDETTICRFRNGLIRLKVLDSLLDMLNRQLEGQGLLVREGAVVDASVVESQRRPRKVIDVMPEDRSEDAEEQDGPVDCRVSYSDDEEAAWLRKRNRAYYGYKLHAATDSRDGFLLCGHITPANHSDTGEFERLVNGVGLDPGARVYADKGYCSGKNRDILFDRDLEDGTMDKTPRGGRLTDFEKTRNRDISSIRQIVERAFGTLKRGYAFFRSRYVGREKVEGEFHILAMAFNLKKAVRLARA, encoded by the coding sequence ATGCTATTATTTCTCCATCCAAAGGAGGAAGGCATGGCTATTCGGCAGAAAGGACCTCGGTTGGGTGATTACTTCCTGGGGCACCGCAGAACCAAGACCACATTTCTGGATGAGATCAACGAACTCATCGACTGGCAGCCCATCAACGCCTTTCTGTGCAAGAAGATCAGGCGCAAGGCCAACGCCGTGGGCAATCCCGCCTATCCGCCTCTGGCGATGTTCAAGATTCTGCTCTTGCAGCGTTGGTACAACCTGAGTGATCCGGGCGTGGAGCAGGCGCTGCTCGACCGGCTCTCCTTTGTCAGATTTACCGGTTTTTCCATCGAGGACGACGTGCCGGACGAGACCACCATATGCCGTTTCCGTAACGGTTTGATCCGCCTGAAGGTGCTGGACTCCTTGCTCGACATGCTTAACCGCCAGCTTGAAGGACAAGGGCTTCTTGTCCGTGAGGGAGCCGTGGTGGACGCCTCGGTAGTCGAGTCGCAGCGGCGGCCGCGCAAGGTTATCGACGTGATGCCTGAGGACCGTTCCGAGGACGCCGAAGAACAGGATGGGCCGGTGGACTGCCGGGTCAGCTATTCGGATGACGAGGAGGCGGCCTGGCTCCGCAAGAGAAATCGGGCCTATTACGGCTACAAGCTCCATGCCGCGACGGACAGTCGAGACGGGTTTCTGCTCTGTGGTCACATCACTCCCGCGAACCATTCGGACACGGGCGAATTCGAGCGGCTCGTGAATGGCGTCGGCCTTGATCCCGGCGCACGGGTTTATGCGGACAAGGGCTATTGCAGCGGGAAGAACCGGGACATTCTGTTTGATCGCGATTTGGAGGACGGAACCATGGACAAGACGCCTCGTGGCGGCAGGCTGACAGACTTCGAAAAGACCCGCAACCGTGACATCAGCAGCATTCGGCAAATAGTCGAGCGGGCCTTCGGCACACTCAAACGTGGCTACGCATTCTTTCGGTCCCGATACGTGGGTCGTGAGAAGGTGGAGGGAGAGTTCCACATCCTCGCCATGGCGTTCAATTTGAAAAAAGCTGTTCGACTGGCGCGAGCCTGA
- a CDS encoding RNA polymerase sigma factor, whose product MKILSFKRLNLDKMEKEVLRQELVALLPRLRRFARGLTKDPVIADDLVQDACERALERLDQVRKGTRFDSWMFRIIQTRWIDCLRKKKVRFEHLSLVGDKDSSDSIVDGSTGSPDENIDIKRALKTLPDDQISAVMLVCIEGYSYSEAAKILEVPSGTVASRVGRGRIQLGKVLFSRAEGERNEQEVREE is encoded by the coding sequence ATGAAGATACTGAGCTTCAAACGACTTAACTTGGATAAAATGGAGAAGGAGGTGCTACGGCAAGAGCTGGTAGCCCTCCTTCCCCGACTTCGTCGTTTTGCTAGGGGGCTGACTAAAGATCCAGTCATTGCGGACGACCTGGTTCAAGATGCGTGTGAGCGCGCCCTTGAACGGCTGGACCAGGTCCGCAAAGGCACGCGCTTTGACAGTTGGATGTTCCGGATCATTCAAACCCGATGGATTGACTGTCTGCGCAAGAAAAAAGTCCGCTTCGAACACCTCTCCTTGGTCGGAGACAAAGACAGTTCGGATTCCATCGTAGACGGAAGTACAGGCAGTCCAGATGAAAATATAGACATCAAACGAGCATTAAAAACGTTGCCTGATGACCAAATCTCAGCTGTCATGCTGGTATGCATAGAGGGATACTCCTATTCCGAGGCGGCCAAAATTTTGGAAGTTCCATCTGGGACAGTGGCCAGCCGGGTTGGACGGGGAAGGATACAACTTGGAAAGGTACTCTTTTCAAGGGCCGAGGGAGAACGTAACGAACAAGAAGTTCGAGAGGAGTAA